From Desulfonatronum thiosulfatophilum, a single genomic window includes:
- a CDS encoding 2-isopropylmalate synthase, with the protein MSNSRVLFFDTTLRDGEQSPGATMNMPEKIRLARQLESLGVDIIEAGFPAASQGDFEAVQAISRTVKECQVAGLCRATPADIDRAWDSIKDGANPRIHTFLATSPLHMEYKLRKTPDQVLEMAEAAVRYAVKHTSNVEFSAEDASRSDWDFLAKVVERVIAAGARTINIPDTVGYAQPDEFGALIRHLLEKVPNSDQAVFSVHCHNDLGLGVANTLAALRAGARQAEVTLSGIGERAGNAALEEVVMALNVRKDVYNLTTNIKTEQLFPSCRLLSLIIGRPIPANKAVVGDNAFAHESGIHQDGMLKHRSTYEIMTPQSIGRSGTEMVLGKHSGRHALKSRLEELGYRLDEAQLDLVFQALKRLADKKEQIATEDIEALVLEEIYRIPDKYKLVYLSVMSGNMAIPTAAMKLEVDGEEKQLADFGVGPVDAVFHTIAKVCGRNPKLLQFSVNAITGGTDAQGEVTVRIEENGASAVGRGADPDIIVASAKAYLNALNRIAKKQEEKICPRP; encoded by the coding sequence ATGAGTAATTCACGAGTTCTTTTTTTCGATACCACCTTGCGCGACGGAGAGCAGTCACCCGGCGCGACCATGAACATGCCGGAAAAGATTCGTCTGGCCAGGCAGCTTGAGTCCCTGGGCGTGGATATCATCGAAGCCGGCTTTCCCGCTGCCAGCCAGGGTGATTTCGAGGCGGTGCAGGCCATCAGCCGGACCGTCAAGGAGTGCCAGGTCGCCGGCCTGTGCCGGGCCACTCCCGCGGATATCGACCGGGCCTGGGATTCCATCAAGGACGGCGCAAATCCGCGCATCCATACCTTTCTGGCCACGTCCCCGCTGCACATGGAATACAAGCTGCGCAAAACCCCGGATCAGGTTCTGGAAATGGCTGAAGCTGCGGTGCGGTACGCGGTCAAACATACATCCAACGTGGAATTCTCGGCCGAGGACGCCTCCCGCTCGGACTGGGATTTTCTGGCCAAGGTCGTGGAACGGGTCATTGCTGCCGGAGCGCGGACGATCAACATTCCCGACACTGTGGGCTATGCCCAGCCGGACGAGTTCGGCGCCCTGATCCGCCATCTCCTGGAAAAGGTGCCCAACAGCGACCAGGCCGTGTTCAGCGTGCATTGCCATAACGACCTCGGGCTGGGAGTGGCCAATACCCTTGCGGCTCTGCGAGCCGGAGCCCGGCAGGCCGAGGTGACCTTGAGCGGCATCGGCGAGCGGGCCGGCAACGCCGCCCTGGAAGAGGTGGTCATGGCCCTGAACGTGCGCAAGGACGTCTACAACCTGACCACGAACATCAAAACCGAGCAGCTTTTTCCGTCCTGCCGACTGCTCTCCCTGATCATCGGCCGGCCCATCCCGGCGAACAAGGCCGTGGTCGGCGACAACGCCTTTGCCCATGAGTCCGGCATTCACCAGGACGGCATGCTCAAGCACCGTTCCACGTACGAGATCATGACCCCGCAGAGCATCGGCCGCTCCGGAACGGAAATGGTGCTGGGCAAGCATTCGGGCCGACACGCCCTGAAATCGCGTCTTGAGGAGCTGGGATACCGGCTGGACGAGGCCCAGCTGGACCTGGTTTTTCAGGCCCTGAAGCGTCTGGCGGACAAGAAGGAACAGATCGCCACCGAGGACATTGAGGCCCTGGTGCTGGAGGAGATCTACCGCATTCCGGACAAGTACAAGCTGGTCTACCTGAGCGTGATGTCCGGGAACATGGCCATTCCCACCGCGGCCATGAAACTGGAGGTGGACGGCGAGGAAAAACAGCTGGCGGATTTCGGCGTCGGACCGGTGGACGCGGTGTTCCACACCATTGCCAAGGTCTGCGGGCGCAACCCGAAATTGTTGCAGTTCTCCGTAAACGCCATTACCGGTGGCACGGACGCCCAGGGCGAGGTGACCGTACGCATCGAGGAAAACGGCGCCTCGGCTGTCGGACGCGGCGCGGATCCGGACATTATCGTGGCCAGCGCCAAGGCGTACCTGAACGCATTGAACCGTATCGCCAAAAAGCAGGAGGAAAAAATATGCCCCAGACCCTAG
- the pssA gene encoding CDP-diacylglycerol--serine O-phosphatidyltransferase, translated as MNRQNQPICKGVYLLPNLFTTASLFSGFLGIVWAIEGLFVHCALAILVSCVLDGLDGMVARLTRSTSEFGVQLDSLADLVAFGVTPAIMVYMWQLQNYGRLGLVASFLLVACGALRLARFNVQSGKVSQKYFIGLPIPAAACVLATLVLFSTVSPGFLEDRFGVLTLTLVYVLSFLMVSRVRYLSLKEFEGMRTHPFRTTVVAMLMLVVIASEPKVIGFMFFLTYLISGLVLSFLILPFRKLRLLRESPNELP; from the coding sequence GTGAATCGCCAGAACCAGCCGATCTGCAAAGGAGTTTACCTCCTCCCCAACCTGTTCACCACAGCCAGTCTGTTTTCCGGTTTCCTGGGAATTGTCTGGGCCATTGAAGGACTGTTCGTCCATTGCGCCCTGGCGATTCTGGTGAGCTGCGTGCTGGACGGTCTGGACGGGATGGTTGCCCGGCTGACCCGTTCCACCAGCGAATTCGGGGTTCAGTTGGATTCCCTGGCCGATCTGGTTGCTTTCGGCGTCACTCCGGCCATCATGGTCTACATGTGGCAGCTCCAGAACTACGGCCGCCTCGGCCTTGTGGCTTCCTTCCTCCTGGTGGCCTGCGGCGCGTTGCGCCTTGCCAGGTTCAACGTACAGTCTGGCAAGGTATCCCAAAAATATTTTATCGGTCTGCCCATCCCCGCGGCAGCCTGCGTGCTGGCGACACTGGTTCTGTTCAGCACCGTTTCCCCCGGCTTTCTTGAAGACAGATTCGGCGTCCTGACCCTGACTTTGGTCTATGTCCTCTCGTTCCTGATGGTCAGCAGGGTCCGGTACCTGTCCTTGAAAGAATTCGAAGGCATGCGCACGCATCCTTTCCGAACCACGGTCGTGGCCATGCTCATGCTCGTGGTCATCGCCTCCGAACCGAAGGTTATCGGGTTCATGTTCTTTCTCACCTACCTGATTTCCGGACTGGTTCTTTCTTTCCTGATTCTACCCTTTCGCAAGCTTCGTCTGCTACGGGAGTCCCCAAATGAACTCCCGTAA
- a CDS encoding phosphatidylserine decarboxylase family protein, whose amino-acid sequence MLQSRPGVCKEGFPYIGLGVFVTLTMAIMGWTIPALVGLILTILTLNFFRDPEQVTPREPGLAIAPADGKIVFIGLAVDPATGKTRQKVSIFMNVFNVHVNRTPVTGKVEKITYFAGKFLNASLDKASEDNERNQFRIVDEFGHGWTMVQIAGLVARRIVCWAEEGDEVTRGQRIGLIKFGSRVDLYLPEEYELCVTQRQKTFAGLTVMAKLKAQPNLPEAS is encoded by the coding sequence ATGCTTCAATCCAGACCGGGGGTCTGCAAGGAAGGGTTTCCATACATCGGGTTGGGAGTCTTCGTGACCTTGACCATGGCGATCATGGGCTGGACCATTCCGGCGCTTGTGGGTTTGATCCTGACGATTCTGACCCTGAATTTTTTCCGGGACCCCGAGCAGGTCACCCCGCGGGAACCGGGCTTGGCGATAGCTCCGGCTGACGGGAAAATCGTTTTTATCGGGCTGGCCGTTGATCCGGCAACGGGAAAGACGCGGCAGAAGGTCTCCATCTTCATGAACGTCTTCAACGTGCACGTGAACAGGACTCCCGTGACGGGGAAGGTTGAAAAAATCACCTATTTCGCCGGAAAGTTTCTGAACGCGTCCCTGGACAAGGCTTCGGAAGATAATGAACGCAACCAGTTCCGGATCGTGGACGAGTTCGGACATGGCTGGACAATGGTGCAGATTGCCGGGCTGGTGGCCCGCAGGATCGTCTGCTGGGCCGAAGAGGGTGATGAAGTGACCCGGGGCCAGCGCATCGGCCTGATCAAATTTGGGTCCAGGGTTGACCTTTATCTGCCGGAAGAATATGAACTTTGCGTGACGCAACGGCAAAAAACCTTTGCCGGTTTGACCGTCATGGCCAAGCTGAAAGCCCAACCAAATCTTCCCGAGGCATCGTGA
- a CDS encoding patatin-like phospholipase family protein produces the protein MMIDAGLVLEGGGLRGVFTSGVLRRFVDEGLWFANIYGVSMGACSGANYVARQPERNRIVNISFVNDSRYLSWMRLLRGGDLFGMEFIFRTIPHFIVPFDYAVFRDSPITFFVGMTDCLTGEAVHVEKKEFANTVEGVDTVFQATASLPLIAKPIQYQGRMVMDGGIADAVPIRKSMAEGDAKRVIVLTQARGYRKKTNGFQLPWRIWYPDYPGLVRILTRRNHVYNETMDLIEEMEVRDEAFVIRPATTLGIGRICRTPKKLYDLYDIGYFEAQKRMEALREYLSP, from the coding sequence ATGATGATCGATGCCGGATTGGTGTTGGAAGGCGGTGGCTTGCGGGGCGTGTTCACCTCCGGGGTGCTCAGGCGATTCGTTGATGAGGGATTATGGTTCGCCAACATCTACGGCGTCTCCATGGGCGCGTGCAGCGGCGCAAACTATGTTGCCCGACAGCCTGAGCGGAACCGGATCGTCAATATCTCGTTCGTGAACGATTCCCGATACCTGAGCTGGATGCGGCTGCTCCGAGGCGGGGATCTGTTCGGCATGGAGTTCATCTTCAGGACAATTCCGCACTTCATCGTGCCCTTTGATTATGCAGTTTTCCGGGACAGCCCGATCACCTTCTTTGTCGGCATGACGGATTGCCTGACCGGAGAAGCCGTGCATGTGGAAAAAAAGGAATTCGCGAACACGGTGGAGGGGGTGGATACGGTGTTTCAGGCCACGGCCAGCCTGCCGCTGATCGCAAAACCGATACAATACCAAGGACGCATGGTCATGGACGGCGGCATCGCCGACGCCGTGCCTATCCGCAAAAGCATGGCTGAAGGAGATGCAAAGCGGGTGATCGTGCTGACCCAGGCGCGGGGCTACAGGAAAAAAACAAACGGCTTCCAGTTGCCGTGGCGGATCTGGTATCCTGATTATCCGGGACTGGTTCGAATATTAACCCGCCGGAACCATGTCTATAATGAGACAATGGATCTGATCGAAGAAATGGAGGTCCGAGACGAGGCATTTGTCATTCGGCCGGCTACGACTCTCGGAATTGGCCGGATATGCAGAACACCTAAGAAGCTTTATGACCTGTACGACATCGGCTATTTCGAGGCTCAGAAGCGGATGGAGGCGTTGCGAGAGTATCTCTCCCCGTAA
- a CDS encoding M48 family metallopeptidase produces MRELQIVMISLLFLLVAACATVPVTGRTQLQLVPSDQLAAMSQEQHTHFMAEHKLSGDVEKVRMVREVGQDIAWAVEAYMRELGRGDDVANYNWDFSLVEDDSVNAFAMPGGKVVIFTGILPIAQNRDGLAVIMGHEIAHVVADHGNERMSQGLLTQLGGLALATALSQRPAATQELFMAAFGAGAQVGVLLPFSRLHEREADHLGLIFMAMAGYNPEEAPRFWERMTAEKGGAQAPEFLSTHPADSRRIEEIRKLLPEAMEYYRASQ; encoded by the coding sequence ATGCGTGAATTGCAAATAGTCATGATTTCGCTTTTGTTTCTGCTGGTCGCGGCCTGTGCCACGGTTCCCGTAACTGGGCGTACCCAGTTGCAGCTTGTTCCCTCGGACCAGCTTGCTGCCATGAGCCAGGAGCAGCACACTCACTTTATGGCCGAGCACAAGCTGTCCGGTGACGTTGAAAAAGTCAGGATGGTGAGGGAAGTGGGGCAGGACATCGCCTGGGCGGTGGAAGCATATATGCGCGAACTGGGCAGAGGGGATGATGTCGCCAATTACAATTGGGATTTCAGTCTTGTTGAGGATGACTCCGTCAATGCCTTCGCCATGCCTGGAGGCAAGGTCGTCATCTTCACGGGGATTCTCCCGATCGCGCAGAACAGAGACGGTCTCGCGGTGATCATGGGGCATGAAATCGCCCACGTGGTGGCGGATCACGGCAATGAACGAATGAGTCAGGGGCTGCTGACCCAACTGGGCGGCCTTGCCCTGGCCACGGCCTTGAGTCAACGACCGGCCGCCACGCAGGAGTTGTTCATGGCCGCATTCGGCGCCGGCGCTCAGGTCGGAGTGCTGCTGCCGTTCAGCCGGTTGCATGAGCGAGAGGCGGATCATCTGGGTTTAATATTCATGGCCATGGCCGGATACAACCCGGAAGAGGCGCCGCGGTTCTGGGAACGGATGACGGCGGAAAAAGGCGGGGCGCAGGCTCCTGAATTCTTGAGCACCCACCCGGCGGACAGCCGCAGAATCGAGGAAATTCGAAAGCTTTTGCCGGAGGCCATGGAATACTACAGGGCATCGCAGTGA
- a CDS encoding FUSC family protein, which produces MISRKTLFTRISPDHLRHGLKTGLAAVLAYAVVFVFDLEYGFWGVLSAVIVMQINVADSVQMCWYRLTGTVMGALIGIAAILAFPEPGWQTALGLFLSVGFCAYMTRYNPRYLMAAITVVIIVVAGSEEEQRVLFGLYRILEIGIGVSSAFLVTVLVWPRRAGTTLREQLRSHFAEAAHCHDTLVEAFLSRQTTVNRDLLDNISAKSLQSRELLNKAIRHERLLSSEDTATLSQKVTALENCVEQMRSMQNVLNNFEEGEGYDIIMAQEVRSLARVIREVMVSIGEGREAVLNDLADAVRRFDLRLEELRSAGVTKRFNLHKLLQVFSFLHALEHTAKGLLKMRKSPA; this is translated from the coding sequence GTGATATCTCGAAAAACGTTGTTTACCCGGATCTCTCCGGATCATCTGCGCCATGGCCTGAAGACGGGTCTGGCCGCTGTTCTGGCGTATGCCGTGGTGTTCGTGTTCGATCTGGAATACGGCTTCTGGGGCGTGCTGTCGGCGGTGATCGTGATGCAGATCAATGTGGCCGATTCGGTCCAGATGTGCTGGTACAGGCTGACGGGCACCGTGATGGGCGCGCTGATCGGCATCGCCGCGATCCTGGCCTTCCCGGAGCCCGGCTGGCAGACGGCGCTGGGGCTTTTTCTGTCCGTGGGCTTTTGCGCCTACATGACCAGATACAACCCGCGCTACCTGATGGCGGCCATTACGGTGGTGATCATCGTGGTTGCCGGCAGCGAGGAGGAACAGCGGGTGTTGTTCGGTCTGTACAGGATTCTGGAAATCGGCATCGGCGTGAGCAGCGCCTTCCTGGTCACGGTGCTGGTCTGGCCGCGCCGCGCCGGAACCACGCTTCGGGAACAGTTGCGGTCCCATTTTGCCGAAGCGGCGCATTGCCACGATACCCTGGTGGAAGCCTTTCTTTCCAGACAGACCACAGTGAATCGGGACCTGCTGGACAATATCAGCGCCAAGTCGCTGCAGAGCAGGGAACTGCTGAACAAGGCGATTCGCCACGAGCGTCTGCTATCTTCAGAGGATACCGCCACGTTGAGCCAGAAGGTAACGGCTCTGGAAAACTGCGTCGAACAAATGCGCTCCATGCAGAACGTGCTCAATAATTTCGAAGAAGGCGAAGGGTATGACATCATCATGGCCCAGGAAGTGCGGAGTCTGGCCCGTGTGATCCGGGAAGTGATGGTTTCGATCGGAGAGGGGCGGGAAGCCGTCTTGAACGATCTGGCGGACGCGGTGCGGAGATTCGACCTGCGCCTTGAGGAACTCCGATCCGCCGGCGTCACCAAACGCTTCAACCTGCACAAGCTGCTTCAGGTTTTTTCATTCCTGCACGCCCTGGAACATACGGCCAAAGGTTTGCTGAAAATGCGGAAAAGTCCGGCTTGA
- the trxC gene encoding thioredoxin TrxC: MSSSTHLVCPSCASVNKVDSDRIGKGVCGRCRSPLFEPRPIELSGDSFHRYITRTDIPVLVDFWAPWCSPCKMMAPAFEEAARALFPKVRLAKLNTQDAPQIGQEFGIQSIPTMVIFRNGKEKARFSGAVGASQIEQWVMGQI, translated from the coding sequence ATGAGTTCCAGCACGCACCTTGTCTGTCCATCCTGTGCCAGCGTGAACAAGGTGGATTCGGATCGTATCGGGAAGGGAGTCTGCGGACGGTGCAGGTCGCCTCTTTTCGAGCCGAGGCCCATTGAGTTGTCCGGGGACTCTTTTCATCGGTATATCACCAGGACGGACATCCCTGTTCTGGTGGATTTCTGGGCGCCCTGGTGCAGTCCGTGCAAGATGATGGCTCCGGCCTTCGAGGAAGCGGCACGCGCCCTGTTTCCAAAGGTGCGTCTCGCCAAGCTCAATACCCAGGATGCGCCGCAAATCGGTCAGGAATTCGGCATCCAGTCAATACCGACCATGGTCATTTTCCGGAATGGAAAGGAGAAAGCACGATTCTCCGGAGCCGTCGGCGCCTCGCAAATAGAACAATGGGTTATGGGCCAAATCTGA
- a CDS encoding putative glycolipid-binding domain-containing protein — translation MNKSIAVLWRRLDMPGHDACRFAQSKQGWTLRGMAVFLEGKQVCQLRYEVLADPAFQTREAVVAGWVGDTVVDLQVCVIGHGMWTVNGVEQPQLAGCVDLDLGFTPATNFLPVRRLRLRIGEEAQAPAAYLAFPQLRFEVLPQSYKRISETKYEYQSPSAGYTGTLEFSPQGVIVSYPGLFSIEGLN, via the coding sequence GATATGCCTGGCCACGATGCTTGCCGGTTCGCACAAAGCAAGCAGGGCTGGACCTTGCGAGGCATGGCTGTATTCCTTGAAGGGAAGCAGGTTTGCCAGCTTCGCTACGAGGTACTTGCGGATCCGGCATTTCAGACACGGGAGGCGGTGGTCGCGGGATGGGTCGGCGATACGGTAGTGGACTTGCAAGTCTGTGTCATCGGTCACGGGATGTGGACAGTGAACGGTGTGGAGCAGCCACAGTTGGCAGGCTGTGTGGACCTGGATCTTGGCTTCACTCCCGCTACGAATTTCCTTCCGGTTCGGCGTCTGAGGTTGCGTATTGGTGAGGAAGCGCAAGCGCCCGCCGCTTATCTGGCTTTTCCCCAGCTGAGGTTTGAGGTTCTTCCGCAGAGCTACAAGCGGATTTCAGAAACGAAATACGAATACCAGTCGCCAAGCGCCGGCTATACTGGAACTCTGGAATTTTCCCCGCAAGGCGTCATCGTCAGCTACCCCGGTCTGTTCAGCATTGAGGGATTAAATTAA